From one Neovison vison isolate M4711 chromosome 1, ASM_NN_V1, whole genome shotgun sequence genomic stretch:
- the LOC122907075 gene encoding LOW QUALITY PROTEIN: BRCA2 and CDKN1A-interacting protein-like (The sequence of the model RefSeq protein was modified relative to this genomic sequence to represent the inferred CDS: deleted 1 base in 1 codon), whose product MGFQKLKCGQMGSVDANSRHSVDDTECPGQGEALGPQGGIVEDVSAYIKCGRCQCSLKHTDYLEYAILSKRRAVGSGVPKAPGVPVHRGEEEEEDEVEDEDEDDEDSDEEEDEDDESIHEEVNVEFEAYSISDKDYDGIKKLLQQLFLKAPVNTAELTDLLIQQNHIESMIKPTDVSEDSDDDVDEDEIFGFISLLNLTERKGTQCAEQIKELILSSCEKSCGKGLVEQLDAHLNDTSKPVGLLLSERFINVPPQIVLPMHQQLQKELAEARKTNKPCGKCYFYLLISKTFVEAGKNNSRKKGNNQEKEELMFANAEEEFFYEKAILKFNYSVQEECDTRLGGRWSFDDVSMKPLRTVMLIPGDRMNEIMDKLKEHLFL is encoded by the exons ATGGGATTTCAGAAGCTAAAGTGTGGACAG ATGGGCAGTGTGGATGCAAACAGCAGGCACTCTGTGGATGACACTGAGTGTCCAGGCCAGGGAGAGGCACTGGGGCCTCAGGGAGGCATTGTAGAAGATGTATCTGCATACATCAAATGTGGGAGATGCCAGTGTTCCTTGAAACATACTGACTACCTGGAGTACGCCATTCT ATCCAAGCGGCGTGCGGTGGGAAGTGGGGTTCCAAAAGCCCCAGGCGTCCCGGTCCACCGCGgcgaggaagaagaggaagatgaagtGGAGGATGAGGACGAAGACGATGAAGACAGTGACGAAGAAGAGGATGAAGACGACGAGAGCATCCACGAGGAAGTGAATGTTGAATTTGAAGCTTATTCCATCTCCGATAAGGATTATGACGGAATTAAGAAGTTACTACAGCAGCTTTTCCTGAAGGCTCCTGTGAACACGGCAGAACTAACCGATCTCTTAATTCAACAGAACCACATTGAGAGTATGATAAAGCCAACGGATGTTTCAGAAGACAGCGATGACGATGTGGATGAAGATGAGATTTTTGGATTCATAAGTCTTTTAAATTTAACTGAAAGAAAGGGCACCCAGTGTGCTGAGCAGATTAAAGAGCTGATCCTGAGCTCCTGTGAGAAGAGCTGTGGGAAGGGCTTGGTGGAACAGCTGGACGCACATCTGAACGACACCTCCAAGCCCGTGGGCTTGCTCCTTAGCGAGAGGTTCATCAACGTCCCTCCTCAGATCGTACTGCCCATGCATCAGCAGCTCCAGAAAGAACTAGCAGAGGCACGCAAAACTAACAAGCCATGTGGGAAATGTTACTTCTACCTTTTGATAAGCAAGACGTTTGTGGAAGCTGGAAAAAACAATtccagaaagaaagggaataaccaagagaaagaggaattaaTGTTTGCCAATGcagaggaagaa tttttttatgagAAAGCAATCCTGAAGTTTAACTACTCAGTGCAGGAAGAGTGTGACACTCGTCTGGGAGGCAGGTGGTCCTTTGATGACGTCTCGATGAAGCCCTTGCGAACTGTGATGTTGATTCCAGGTGACAGGATGAACGAAATCATGGATAAACTGAAGGAGCATCTCTTTCTCTGA